In a genomic window of Gadus chalcogrammus isolate NIFS_2021 chromosome 17, NIFS_Gcha_1.0, whole genome shotgun sequence:
- the lpcat4 gene encoding lysophospholipid acyltransferase LPCAT4, translating to MEKRDGHAATTEYPHPFIHRVRLPTAHRIKGIILGSVLFPLRLVVVVLLFLLMWPIALLRTAGLSEEELSRPIRGWRCWLLHAMMLSINRVMFFTLGFVWIEVKGRRADVKEAPALVVAPHSSFLDMVILMPTQLATVVSRSENVNLPVIGALLGFNQSVVVSRKDPESRRKAVTQIKERLTSNGYWPQMLIFPEGTTTNGTVLMKFKPGAFLAGGPVQPVLLSYPNKLDTMRWTYKGTTWVEALWHTMSQFYTRVTVEYLPVYSPSQEEKDDPNLYANNVQKLMASCLGLPATDYVMEGRVPVRKLGGLSLPVEPPAKAALSLLRRDGVCVAEALAALRGVLDARLSGALGLKAGPEELAAMLCLEQPLTAGQICALYTKDNTVDLRHLYLSLSTASGFTAFKSILHVAFNMYDPECRGHLPAEALSGLMGALLGAAQRDTAQLYAAASRDDQLTEEDLLRVLTTHPTYQVVVNQYLKPEEAGSPPPCSSSTNGKVVNNNRNMSNGNTTPSSNKKTD from the exons ATGGAGAAAAGGGACGGCCACGCCGCCACCACCGAGTACCCCCATCCGTTCATTCACCGGGTGAGGCTGCCCACGGCCCACCGGATCAAG GGGATTATTTTGGGCAGCGTGCTGTTCCCGCTCCGcttggttgttgttgtcctgTTATTCCTGCTCATGTGGCCGATAGCACTGCTGCGAACGGCCGGCCTGTCCGAGGAGGAGCTGTCGCGACCCATCCGTGGCTGGCGATGCTGGCTGCTCCACGCGATGATGTTGAGCATCAACCGGGTCATGTTCTTCACCCTGGGCTTCGTGTGGATCGAGGTGAAGGGTCGGCGCGCTGACGTAAAAGAGGCCCCAGCGCTCGTGGTGGCGCCCCACAGCTCTTTCCTGGACATGGTGATCCTGATGCCCACCCAGCTGGCCACCGTGGTGTCCCGCTCAGAGAACGTCAACCTGCCCGTCATCGGAG CCCTCCTGGGGTTCAACCAGTCTGTGGTGGTCAGCCGTAAGGACCCAGAGTCCAGGAGGAAGGCTGTGACCCAGATCAAGGAGAGGCTCACCTCCAACGGATACTGGCCTCAG ATGCTGATATTCCCAGAGGGCACCACCACCAACGGGACAGTGCTCATGAAGTTCAAACCCG GTGCTTTTCTTGCGGGAGGTCCAGTCCAGCCGGTGCTGCTGTCCTACCCCAACAAGCTG GATACCATGCGCTGGACTTACAAGGGGACCACTTG GGTGGAAGCCCTGTGGCACACCATGTCCCAGTTCTACACCCGGGTCACAGTCGAG TACCTTCCGGTGTACAGTCCCTCCCAGGAGGAAAAGGACGACCCGAACCTCTACGCCAACAACGTCCAGAAACTTATGGCCAG TTGTCTGGGGCTCCCGGCTACAGACTACGTGATGGAGGGCCGGGTGCCGGTCAGGAAGCTGGGGGGTCTCTCCCTCCCGGTGGAGCCCCCTGCCAAGGCTGCCCTGTCCCTGCTTCGACGCGATGG CGTGTGCGTGGCCGAGGCCCTGGCGGCGCTGCGTGGCGTGCTGGACGCGCGTCTCTCGGGCGCCCTGGGCCTGAAGGCGGGGCCCGAGGagctggcggccatgttgtgtcTGGAGCAGCCGCTGACCGCCGGGCAGATCTGCGCCCTCTACACTAAG GACAACACGGTGGACCTCAGACACCTATACCTCAGCCTCTCCACGGCCTCGGGCTTCACGGCGTTCAAATCCATCCTGCATGTGGCGTTCAAC ATGTACGACCCAGAGTGCCGAGGCCACCTGCCTGCAGAGGCGCTGTCTGGCCTCATGGGGGCACTGTTGGGCGCTGCACAGCGCGACACGGCTCAGCTCTATGCCGCTGCATCCAGGGATGACCAGCTTACTGAAG AGGATCTGCTGAGAGTGCTCACAACCCACCCGACCTATCAGGTGGTGGTAAACCAATACCTGAAGCCTGAGGAGGCGGGCTCTCCgccaccctgctcctcctccaccaatgGGAAGGTggtcaacaacaacagaaacatGTCCAACGGCAACACGACTCCCTCGTCCAATAAGAAGACAGACTGA
- the nop10 gene encoding H/ACA ribonucleoprotein complex subunit 3 — MFLQFYLNESGTRVYTLKKMDLLGKPTSSAHPARFSPDDKFSRHRVTVKKRFGLLLTQQPRPIL; from the exons ATGTTCCTGCAGTTTTATCTGAATGAAAGCGGCACCAGAGTCTACACTCTGAAG AAAATGGACCTTTTGGGCAAGCCCACCAGCTCTGCCCACCCGGCCCGCTTCTCGCCGGACGACAAGTTCTCCAGGCACCGTGTGACCGTGAAGAAACGTTTCGGCCTGCTGCTCACCCAGCAGCCGCGACCCATCCTGTAA